One window from the genome of Microcebus murinus isolate Inina chromosome X, M.murinus_Inina_mat1.0, whole genome shotgun sequence encodes:
- the LOC105866502 gene encoding LOW QUALITY PROTEIN: glutaredoxin-3-like (The sequence of the model RefSeq protein was modified relative to this genomic sequence to represent the inferred CDS: substituted 1 base at 1 genomic stop codon), protein MNNVMAELAKEHLQVSFVKLEAEAVPEVSEKYEISSVPTFLFFKNSQKIDRLDGAHAPELTKKVQRHASSSASFPPSANEHLKDLNLRLKKLTHAAPCMLFMKGTPQEPRCGFSRQMVEILHTHNIQFSSFDIFSDEEVXQGLKTYSNWPTYPQLYVSGELIGELDIMKELEASQELETVCPKAPKLEERLKVLTNKASVMLFMKGNKQEAKCGFSRQILEILNTTGVEYETFDILEDEEVRQGLKTYSNWPTYPQLYVKGELVGGLDIVKELKENGELLPILRGEN, encoded by the coding sequence ATGAACAACGTAATGGCGGAACTGGCTAAAGAACACCTTCAAGTTTCATTTGTGAAGTTGGAAGCTGAAGCTGTTCCTGAAGtatctgaaaaatatgaaattagttCTGTTCCTACCTTTCTGTTTTTCAAGAATTCTCAGAAAATCGACCGATTAGATGGTGCGCATGCCCCAGAGTTGACCAAAAAAGTTCAGCGACATGCATCTAGCAGCGCTTCCTTCCCACCCAGCGCTAATGAGCATCTTAAAGATCTCAACCTTCGCCTGAAGAAGTTAACTCATGCTGCCCCCTGCATGCTGTTCATGAAAGGAACTCCTCAAGAACCACGATGTGGTTTCAGCAGGCAGATGGTGGAGATTCTTCACACACATAATATTCAATTTAGCAGTTTTGACATCTTCTCAGATGAAGAGGTTTGACAGGGACTCAAAACCTATTCCAATTGGCCTACCTATCCTCAGTTGTATGTTTCTGGAGAGCTCATAGGAGAACTTGATATAATGAAGGAGCTAGAAGCATCCCAAGAACTAGAGACAGTTTGCCCCAAAGCTCCCAAATTAGAGGAAAGGCTCAAAGTGCTGACAAATAAAGCTTCTGTGATGCTCTTtatgaaaggaaacaaacaggAAGCAAAATGTGGATTCAGCAGACAAATTCTGGAAATACTAAATACTACTGGTGTTGAATACGAAACATTTGATATATTGGAGGACGAAGAAGTTCGGCAAGGATTAAAAACTTACTCAAATTGGCCGACGTACCCCCAGCTGTATGTGAAAGGGGAGCTTGTTGGAGGACTGGATATTGTTAAGGAATTGAAAGAAAATGGTGAATTGCTGCCTATACTGAGAGGAGAAAATTAA